A DNA window from Camelina sativa cultivar DH55 chromosome 17, Cs, whole genome shotgun sequence contains the following coding sequences:
- the LOC104759114 gene encoding helicase protein MOM1-like: MERYAINLIKLSKSLTDSGSVQSCTFSAGRIQQLAQRVSTQRNYTAPALPPAPAAGPLQLQASSYPSPAPAQTPLQTHASLCPSSVSRPSGRPLNSAVCTMPQPRQPLISNTTPTLSASPATNQVANASLRPSSAPHLNSYRPSSSIPGSTATPTSAPPPQALTYTGMLIQQQQQEQQPQQGLSRGLQGNGNVVCLSDDE, translated from the exons ATGGAGAGAT ATGCAATTAATCTAATCAAATTGAGTAAGTCACTAACCGACTCCGGTTCGGTACAGTCTTG CACATTTTCTGCAGGTAGAATTCAGCAGCTAGCACAGAGAGTGAGCACGCAGAGAAATTACACTGCTCCTGCTCTGCCTCCGGCTCCTGCTGCTGGACCTCTGCAGCTTCAGGCATCGTCATATCCTTCTCCAGCTCCGGCTCAGACTCCTTTGCAGACTCACGCATCTTTGTGTCCTTCTTCAGTCTCTCGTCCATCAGGGCGTCCTCTGAATTCCGCGGTCTGCACAATGCCTCAGCCAAGACAGCCTCTGATATCCAACACAACTCCAACTCTGTCAGCTTCTCCTGCAACTAATCAAGTTGCCAATGCAAGTCTACGCCCCTCTTCTGCACCACACCTCAACTCATATAGGCCATCCTCTTCAATTCCTGGCTCCACAGCTACTCCAACCTCAGCGCCGCCTCCTCAAGCTTTAACATATACAGGTATGTTaattcagcagcagcagcaagaacaacaaccacaacaggGATTGAG